The genomic interval GTTCATCGGCGAGAAGACTGGTTTTGGAAACTGGCTCACTGGCTGACCGATCGGTTTGACGTTCTCTATTTCGAGACGTTGAACTTAAAAGCCATGCAGCGACTCTGGGGACGCAAAGTCTCTGACTTAGGATTTCGGTCGTTCCTGCAAATCTTGGAATGGGTCGCTCAAAAGAAAGGAAAAGCCGTTGTCCACATCGACCGTTGGTTTCCATCCAGCAAGACCTGCTCGGGTTGTGGGTACGTTTTGGACGAGTTGGATTTGAGCGTGAGACGGTGGCGCTGCCGGTCTTGTGGGTTGAAAAACGACCGTGACGAAAATGCCGCCATCAATGTCAAACAGGTTGGGGCAACAACCTGTGGGCGAGGTAAAGTCAGTCAGGCTCAGCCTGCATTTACTGTTTGACCCCAGAATCCCCGCGCTTTAGCGCGGGGAGTTTGTCAATAGGACAGTCTTCGTGGGCGCGAAAACGAGCTGGGGAAAAACCAAGCAACCAGCCTGGCTTTTCCACCCAAAAGTGCGGTTACCGCAAACCTTCTAGTTCGGCAATATCCAGCCAGGTTTTCATCACCGAGTCGGGGTTCAAGCTGAGGGAGTCAATGCCCAATTCCACCAAGAAACGGGCAAATTCCGGATAGTCCGAAGGTGCTTGACCGCAAATCCCAATCTTGCGATTATTTTTCTTCGCCTTTTCAATCACCATACGCACCATTTCTTTAACCCCTTCATTGCGTTCGTCAAAGATGTGCGCCACCAACGAGGAATCGCGGTCCAAGCCCAAGGTCAGCTGGGTCAAGTCGTTAGAACCAATGGAGAAGCCATCGAAGACCTTGCTGTACTCATCCGCCAGAATCACGTTGCTGGGGATTTCGCACATGACATAGACTTGCAGCCCATTCTCCCCACGTTTGAGCCCGTATTTTTCCATCTCTGCCAACACTTGGCGACCTTCGTCGGGGGTGCGGCAAAAAGGAATCATGGGAATCAAGTTGGTCAAGCCCATGTCATCGCGTACGTGTTTAATGGCCTTGCACTCCAACCCGAAGGCTTCCCGATAGTTGGGGTCGTAGTAGCGAGACGCACCGCGCCAGCCAATCATCGGGTTTTCTTCTTTGGGTTCAAACTGAGCGCCACCGAGGAGGTTGGCATACTCGTTGCTCTTGAAGTCCGACATGCGAACCACCACGGGGTTGGGATAGAAAGCCGCAGCAATCATGCCCACACCGCGTGCCAGTTGGTCGATGAAGAACTGAGGCTTGTCATCGTACCAGGAAGTAATCTTGGCAATTTGCTGCTTCACCGACTCGTCTTCGAGTTCGTCGAAGTGCATCAAAGCCAAGGGGTGAGCTTTGATGTGGTTGGCGATAATAAATTCCAAACGGGCCAAGCCCACACCATCGCAGGGAATGGACGCCAAACCAAACGCCTCTTCCGGGTTGCCCACGTTCATCATGATTTGGGTGCGGGTGCGGGGCAAGTCATCCAGAACGGTTTCTTCCACTTCAAAGGGCACCAAGCCTTTGTAAATTTTGCCTTCTTCCCCTTCGCTACAGGAGACGGTAATTTCCTGTCCGGTTTTAATGGCTTGGGTGGCGTTGCCGCAACCGACGATGGCAGGAATCCCCATTTCCCGAGCAATAATGGCAGCGTGGCAGGTGCGTCCCCCTTGGTTGGTGACGATGGCGCTGGCTTGTTTCATGATGGGTTCCCAGTCGGGGTCGGTTTTGTTGGTGACCAACACTTCCCCGGGTTTGAACTCATCAATGCGGTGCACGTCCATAATGACCCGGGCTTTACCCTGTCCGATCATTTCGCCAACGGCACGACCGAGGGCCACTACATCGCTGCTGCCTTTGAGTTGGTAGTTGCGCAGGACGTTGCGCGCCCTTTGCGACTGGACGGTTTCCGGACGAGCTTGCACGATGAACAGTTCGCCGTTTTCCCCGTCTTTGGCCCACTCGATGTCCATGGGGGTTTTTTGACCCCGTTTTTCGGAGTAGTGATCTTCAATGATGCAAGCCCAATTGCCTAGGGTTAGCACTTCTTCGTCGGTGAGGGCAAATGTATTCCGTTCCGGTTCGGGAACGGGAACGTTTTTGGTCATTTTGCCGCCACCGAGGTCGTAAATCATTTTGATTTCTTTACTGCCCAGGCGTTTTTCCAAAATGGGGCGGTAACCTTCTTTTAAGGTGGGCTTGAAGACGAAATATTCGTCGGGGTTAACAGCACCTTGAACGACGTTTTCGCCCAATCCGTAGGCAGCGGTAACCAGGGCGGCGTTTTCAAAGCCGGTTTCGGTGTCGATGGAGAACATCACCCCGGAGCAGGCGAGGTCGGAACGGACCATTTTTTGCACGCCCACGGAAAGGGCAACGTCAAAGTGATCGAAGCCTTTGACCACCCGATAGGAGATGGCGCGGTCGGTGAAAATAGAGGCAAAGCATTTGTGGCAGGCTTCCAGAACGTGTTTGACGCCGTGGACGTTGAGGTAGGTTTCTTGCTGGCCGGCGAAGCTGGCGTCGGGCAAGTCTTCGGCGGTGGCGCTGGAACGCACGGCGACGTCGGTGTCGTAGCTGGTTTCCTGGCAGGCTTGTTTTTCTTCCCCTTCAAAGCGCTCGCAAATGTCGGCGCTGCTACCGTAGCGTTCGCACAGTTGTTGGTAGGCTGTAGAAATGGCTTGTCTGAGTTCTTCGGGGAAGGGGGTGTTGAGGATGAGGGAGCGTGCTTTTTTGCCGCGTTCGCGTAGGTTTTGCAGGTTCTCTACATCCAAGTCTTGGAAGAGCTGGCGCAGTTTGGTTTCCAGACCAGCCTTTTGTACAAAGTAGCGATAGGCGTAGGCGGTGGTGGCAAATCCTGTCGGTACGTTGACGCCCTTGGCACCCAGTTGCTGGATCATTTCGCCAAGGGAGGAGTTTTTCCCGCCTACGAGACCGACGTCTTCAATTCCTACTTCTTCAAACCAAAGGACAAATGATTGTTCTTTGTCTTCTTGTGATGTGGTTTGTGGTGCTTGGACGACCATAATATTTGTTCCCCCAGATGATGAATTCTTCTTTCTAGGTTTATTCTACCAATCGATTTTTGAGGGGACAGTGGTGAAAATAAAAAATTCTATTAAATCTCTCTGCTGATTGGTGTAAATGTTAAGTTAATATTAAAAAACTCTGATATGTGGTATTTTGCCATTTTGGCATCTTGCTTTTTGGAAACTGATATGGGAGGGGCAGAAAAGTGATTTTGCTTTTGCGATATGGCCTAGGGGAATGGTTTTTCCATGCTTCTTCTAGCTGCCATGTTAGGGATTGGCAAGGCGATCGCACCATCACTTTTGCAGGTTGTATACAGCACTACATGGAAAGCAAATTTATATGAAGGGTTGATGATTTTCTGCGGGCGATCGCTCTATTTCTTGAGGCGTTCTTAATCTTAGAAAATACATCTTTTTCAACGATTTTCTATATTTTTTTAGGTAGCGAAATTAACAAAATTTGCGTTGTTTAATTATCTTTTCCATCTGTGCCTGGAGGAGCGCGGTCGGAGAACCACCTTAACAATTCTTGATTCCAAAAGGGGCAACCCTGAAAGGCTCTACATGCCACGCTCCCGAACAGACCTGGGGGCAACGCATCGGTTGCCCGTGGGGGTCCTTCTTCCCAGACCTTGTCCGTGCTGCTATCCAGCCTCAGGAAGAAGGAGAGCCTGCTTCTACATCAAACCAGCGGCTTCCCGGGCAGCAGAGGCTTCGTCGGGATGGATGCCCAACCGAGTTAGGTTGATGCGTCCTTTGCTGTCGATTTCCCGAACCTTCACCGTGACCAAATCGCCTACGGCTAGTTCGTCTTCAACTTTACCTACCCGATAGTCAGCCAATTGGGAAATATGAATCATGCCTTCTTTGCCGGGCAAAATTTCCACAAAAGCGCCTATGGGGATAATCCGGGTCACGCGACCGGCATAGACATCCCCAGAGTTGAGCTTGCGGGTCAGGTTTTGAATCATGGTACGCGCGCGTTTGGCGCGATCGCCATCCACCGCCGCAATCGTCACCGTGCCATCGTCGTCGATATCGATTTTGGTACCGGTTTCCTCGGTAATGGACTTTATGGTCTTCCCACCGGGACCAATCAACATACCAATGGTTTCCGGATCGATCTTCAACGTAAACAGCCGGGGTGCATAAATAGACAGCTCGTCCCGTGGTTCGTCGATCGCCTCCATCATTTTTTCCAGGATGTTAATCCGCGCCTCACGCGCCTGGTTAATCGCATCGCCAATGGTATCCACAGACAAACCGGTAAGTTTCACGTCCATTTGTAGGGCAGTAATGCCATCGCGGGTACCGGCAACCTTAAAGTCCATATCCCCAAGGAAATCTTCAATACCTTGAATATCCGTGAGAATGCGGACTTCCGAACCTTCTTTAATCAATCCCATGGCAGCCCCGCTGACGGGTTTCGACAGGGGGACACCAGCATCCATCAACGCCAGCGTCGAACCGCAAACCGACCCCATGGAGGTAGACCCGTTGGAGGACAGCACTTCCGAAACCACCCGGATCACGTAGGGGAAATCTTCTTTTTTCGGCAACGCCGGCACAATCGCCCGTTCGGCCAAAGCACCATGTCCGATTTCCCGACGCCCAGGCGCGCGCATGGGGCGAGTTTCGCCCACCGAAAACGGTGGGAAGTTGTAATGGTGCAAGTAGGTTTTCTCGGATTCTGGATGCAAATCATCAGCCAGCTCTTGCGCTTCCCCAGGGGTTCCCAGAGTGACAGCGGAGAGGATTTGGGTCAGTCCCCGATTGAACAGGCCGCTACCATGGACGCGACGGGGTAAAACGCCAACGCGGCAGGAGATGGGCCGGATTTCGTCGAGCTTACGTCCGTCCACACGCACGCCTTCTTCCACAATTTGGCGGCGCATGAGTTCTTTCATAACCGCTTTGAACGTGTTGTCCACGTCTTTACTGTTGGCGGCAGCAGCGACTTTTACCGGGTCTTCTTCCGGCAGCTCTTCAATTTGGTTTTTGACTTCTTCTTTGACGCTATCAATAGCCTCATCCCGTTGGGTTTTGTTGTAGTCAAAGTTGGTGAGAACCTTTTTGATGCCGTCGGTGGCGCGGGAGCGCACGAATTCTTCCAAATTGCTGTTCGCTTCCGGTGGCGAACCAATTTCGATTTTGATGCCCAACTCGTCCAACAGCTCTTGCTGGGCTTTAATCAAATCGGAGGCGGCTTCGTATCCGAAATCGATGGCTTCAATAATATCTGCTTCTGGCAGTTCGTTGGCACCGGCTTCCACCATCAAAACCCCATCGGGGGAGCCAGCAACCACCAAATCCAAATCTCCCTCTTCAATTTCGCTGAAGGTAGGATTAATAATGAAGTCATCGCCAATCAACCCCACACGGACTCCTGCCATGGGTCCGTAGAAGGGCATTTGCCCCAACATAACCGCAATGGAAGCACCAGTGACCGCGAGGACGTCCGGCGGAACCTGCTCGTCCATGGAGAGGGTGGTAGCGACGACTTGGATGTCATCGCGCAACCAACTCGGGAAGAGCGGTCTTAGCGGACGGTCGATGAGACGGCTGGTCAGGGTCGCTTTTTCCGGGGGACGACCTTCTCGTCGCAGGAACCCTCCGGGAATGCGTCCGCCAGCATACAGTCTTTCTTCGTAGTCCACTAACAGGGGCAGGAAATCTATACCTTCTCGCGGTTCGGAACGTGTAGCGGTTACTAAAACAGCCGTATCGCCTGATTCGATTAATACTGAGCCACCAGACTGAGGCGCAAGGGAACCAATTTTGAGGATAATATCCCGACCGTCAAAAGAGATTGACCTTTCGATCTCTTTCAAGCCATTCTTGTCCATGTTCATTGTTCGCTATTCTTCTCAATCGCAATCGTAGCACTGATATTGGTATCTTGGTTGCAAGCAATCAAGGGACATACAGGTCTACTTCTCTACGCTATTATAGTTAGTTGCCCGATGTTGTTGTCAGTCCACCCAGATTTGCTAGGCTAAAAGGATGGCAGCGACCGATAGCGGTCTTTGCCTGGTTGGATACATAGCGCCGTCGGAGCTGGGCAACACCGGAAATATTGGTTCTGGTGTTTCCCAGGTCTGTGTTGTGTTTTGTTGTCGGTGGAAAGGTTTTCTATAGCGAATGGCGATTTTACATGGAACTTGGATCAACACCCAGAACGCCCAAGGCTATTTGTTGGTTTGGGGAGAAATTTGGCGTCGGGTAGAACCGGTGGATGCGCAAGCGGACCAGCAAGAGCATCCTTTGGCGATGTCGGTGGCTGATTTGCTAAGTTGGGTAAAACAACAGCAACAGCAACAACAAATTCCCCCTGCACTGGCGCAAATCCTTTTGCAAACCGATTGCCCGATTGCGGCAACAGTGGCTTTACCTACGACCATAGCGAAAAAAACAGGGCGTCTCATCCCTCTACACTCTGCCAGTTCCCCTACGAAAGAAACTTATTTGTTTCCCTGGCAAGTTCTGGGGGTGGCTTTGTCTGGCGATGCGGCGGTGCAGTTTTTACAAGCCATTCCCTTGCAAGCTGTAGATAGTTCCGATTCCTGGTTGGGAGCGGATTTGCGTTTTTGGTCCCACATAACCCGTTGGAGTTTGGATTTGCTGGCGCGGGGCAAATTTTTACCTGGTTTACAAGTAACAGATAGCCAACATGCGATCGCTACCTGGCAACCCCTCCTCGATAGTGCCACCGACCAACTCCGCTGGGAAAATTTTGCCTCCCGTATGCCCGTAGGGGCAGCGCCCCCGTGCCTGCCCGCGCCCCCGTGCCTGCCCGCGCTCCCGTACCTGCCCGCGCCCCCGTGCTACGATGGCGATACCACAACTGCCATGGCGGTTCCCCTGCCCAAAAATGCCAAACAGCTACTATTCAATTTTCTACATACCACCATCGACACCCAAGTTCGCCAAGTAGTCAGCAGCAACGAAACCACCCAAAAACAAGTCTTACCCTTCCTACAACCCACCGCCGGTCAATGGTTGCAAGCTTTAGGCGCTCCCTATGCCGAAGCCAAAATTCAATCCGACCCCATCGTTCTCAATAAGCTCCATTCTACCCTCACCAACTGGAAAGCCCCCCTCCAACAACAAACTGGCGGTGTTTGGTGGGTTCGTGCTGCTTTTGAACTGCAACCTCCCAGCAACGGAGAACGCACTTGGCATTTAAAATACTTGCTGCAAGCGGTAGACGATCCCGACTTCACCATCGATGCCAGTCAAGTTTGGAACCACGCCACCCTGCAAACGCCCCAAGGTTATACCATCTCCTACCCACAGGAAAGTTTGCTGCGGGGATTGGGATTGGCTTGTCGTTTGTATCCCACCTTAGAAGAAAGCTTGCAGTCGCCCAAACCCACTGCCTGCCCTCTAACTCCCCAACAAGCCTACGAGTTTATCAAAACCATTGCCCATCGCTTTGAAGAAAATGGTTTGGGAGTTCTCCTACCGCCGAGTTTGCAGCGGAGTCGCGAAGGCATTTCCAGCCGCTTGGGATTGAGCATTCAAGCCAAGCAACCTCGGAAAAAAAGCTCCGAAAAATTGGGTCTCAAAAACCTGCTCAATTTCCAATGGAAACTCTCCTTAGGGGGTCACCAGCTTACCAAAGAAGAATTCCAAGAACTCCTCGCCCAAAACTCCCCCTTAGTAGAAGTTAACGGCGAATGGGTGGAACTGCGCGAACAAGACGTAGAAGCCGCCCAGGAATTTTTTCTCGACCGCAAAGAAGGGATGAATTTAACCCTAGAAGATGCCCTGCGGCTGGCAACCGGCGATACCCAAACCATGGCACAACTGCCGGTGGTCAATTTTGAAGCCCAAGGGGCGTTGGAAGAGTTGCTGGGTCACCTAACCCAAAATCGTTCTTTGGAACCAGTAGAACCACCGCAAAACTTCCACGGTACGCTGCGACCTTACCAATGCCGGGGGGTTAGCTGGCTGCTGTTTCTCCAACGGTGGGGATTGGGGGCTTGTCTTGCCGATGATATGGGGTTGGGCAAAACCATCCAAGCGATCGCGTTTCTGTTACATTTACAAGAACGCGGCGAACTGGAATCCCCCGTTTTATTGGTCTGCCCCACTTCGGTTTTGGGCAACTGGCAGCGGGAAGCCAGCAAATTTGCCCCCAACCTGCGCGTAACTGTACACCACGGTGCCAAACGCAAAACCGGCAAAACATTTGCCAAACAAGCCCAATCGGTGGATTTGGTCATTACCAGCTATGCCCTGGTGACGCGAGATGTCAAAACCCTAACCGGTGTCCAATGGCAAGGTGTGATTATTGACGAAGCGCAAAATATAAAAAATCCCAATTCCAAACAATCGCAATCGGTTCGCAAAATTCCCGCCCAGTTTCGCATGGCACTTACCGGTACGCCGTTAGAAAATCGCTTGCAAGAGTTGTGGTCGATTTTGGATTTTCTCAATCCTGGATATTTGGGGTCGCGCCAGTTCTTCCAAAAGCGGTTTGCCAAACCCATTGAAAAATACGGCGATACTTCTTCGCTGCAAGCCTTGCGATCGCTTTCCCAACCTTTCATTCTGCGACGCCTAAAAACCGACCGCAACATTATCCAAGATTTGCCCGAAAAAAACGAAATGGCGGTGTTCTGCGGCTTAACCCCGCAACAGGCTTCGGTGTATCAATCCCTGGTCAACCAATCCCTAGAAGATATCGAATCGGCAGAAGGTATCGAACGCCACGGCAAAATCTTAGCCCTGCTGGTGAAACTGAAACAGGTCTGCAACCATCCGGTTCTGTTGCAAGGAGCCAACAAAACCAAGGATATCAACGATTACGTTGAGTTCCGCCGCCACTCTGCCAAACTGCAACGATTGCAGGAAATGCTGGAAGAATTAATCAGCGAAGGCGATCGCGCTTTAATTTTTACCCAATTTGCCGAATGGGGCAAACT from Geitlerinema sp. PCC 9228 carries:
- the ppsA gene encoding phosphoenolpyruvate synthase, translated to MVVQAPQTTSQEDKEQSFVLWFEEVGIEDVGLVGGKNSSLGEMIQQLGAKGVNVPTGFATTAYAYRYFVQKAGLETKLRQLFQDLDVENLQNLRERGKKARSLILNTPFPEELRQAISTAYQQLCERYGSSADICERFEGEEKQACQETSYDTDVAVRSSATAEDLPDASFAGQQETYLNVHGVKHVLEACHKCFASIFTDRAISYRVVKGFDHFDVALSVGVQKMVRSDLACSGVMFSIDTETGFENAALVTAAYGLGENVVQGAVNPDEYFVFKPTLKEGYRPILEKRLGSKEIKMIYDLGGGKMTKNVPVPEPERNTFALTDEEVLTLGNWACIIEDHYSEKRGQKTPMDIEWAKDGENGELFIVQARPETVQSQRARNVLRNYQLKGSSDVVALGRAVGEMIGQGKARVIMDVHRIDEFKPGEVLVTNKTDPDWEPIMKQASAIVTNQGGRTCHAAIIAREMGIPAIVGCGNATQAIKTGQEITVSCSEGEEGKIYKGLVPFEVEETVLDDLPRTRTQIMMNVGNPEEAFGLASIPCDGVGLARLEFIIANHIKAHPLALMHFDELEDESVKQQIAKITSWYDDKPQFFIDQLARGVGMIAAAFYPNPVVVRMSDFKSNEYANLLGGAQFEPKEENPMIGWRGASRYYDPNYREAFGLECKAIKHVRDDMGLTNLIPMIPFCRTPDEGRQVLAEMEKYGLKRGENGLQVYVMCEIPSNVILADEYSKVFDGFSIGSNDLTQLTLGLDRDSSLVAHIFDERNEGVKEMVRMVIEKAKKNNRKIGICGQAPSDYPEFARFLVELGIDSLSLNPDSVMKTWLDIAELEGLR
- a CDS encoding DEAD/DEAH box helicase; translated protein: MAILHGTWINTQNAQGYLLVWGEIWRRVEPVDAQADQQEHPLAMSVADLLSWVKQQQQQQQIPPALAQILLQTDCPIAATVALPTTIAKKTGRLIPLHSASSPTKETYLFPWQVLGVALSGDAAVQFLQAIPLQAVDSSDSWLGADLRFWSHITRWSLDLLARGKFLPGLQVTDSQHAIATWQPLLDSATDQLRWENFASRMPVGAAPPCLPAPPCLPALPYLPAPPCYDGDTTTAMAVPLPKNAKQLLFNFLHTTIDTQVRQVVSSNETTQKQVLPFLQPTAGQWLQALGAPYAEAKIQSDPIVLNKLHSTLTNWKAPLQQQTGGVWWVRAAFELQPPSNGERTWHLKYLLQAVDDPDFTIDASQVWNHATLQTPQGYTISYPQESLLRGLGLACRLYPTLEESLQSPKPTACPLTPQQAYEFIKTIAHRFEENGLGVLLPPSLQRSREGISSRLGLSIQAKQPRKKSSEKLGLKNLLNFQWKLSLGGHQLTKEEFQELLAQNSPLVEVNGEWVELREQDVEAAQEFFLDRKEGMNLTLEDALRLATGDTQTMAQLPVVNFEAQGALEELLGHLTQNRSLEPVEPPQNFHGTLRPYQCRGVSWLLFLQRWGLGACLADDMGLGKTIQAIAFLLHLQERGELESPVLLVCPTSVLGNWQREASKFAPNLRVTVHHGAKRKTGKTFAKQAQSVDLVITSYALVTRDVKTLTGVQWQGVIIDEAQNIKNPNSKQSQSVRKIPAQFRMALTGTPLENRLQELWSILDFLNPGYLGSRQFFQKRFAKPIEKYGDTSSLQALRSLSQPFILRRLKTDRNIIQDLPEKNEMAVFCGLTPQQASVYQSLVNQSLEDIESAEGIERHGKILALLVKLKQVCNHPVLLQGANKTKDINDYVEFRRHSAKLQRLQEMLEELISEGDRALIFTQFAEWGKLLKPYLEKELGREVFFLYGATRKKQREEMVDRFQNDPQGAPVMILSLKAGGTGLNLTRANHVFHYDRWWNPAVENQASDRAFRIGQTRNVQVHKFVSTGTLEEKIHNLLESKQELAEQVVGTGEDWLTQLDTKQLRNLLVLDRNAVIDED
- a CDS encoding zinc ribbon domain-containing protein, which translates into the protein VHRREDWFWKLAHWLTDRFDVLYFETLNLKAMQRLWGRKVSDLGFRSFLQILEWVAQKKGKAVVHIDRWFPSSKTCSGCGYVLDELDLSVRRWRCRSCGLKNDRDENAAINVKQVGATTCGRGKVSQAQPAFTV
- a CDS encoding polyribonucleotide nucleotidyltransferase translates to MKEIERSISFDGRDIILKIGSLAPQSGGSVLIESGDTAVLVTATRSEPREGIDFLPLLVDYEERLYAGGRIPGGFLRREGRPPEKATLTSRLIDRPLRPLFPSWLRDDIQVVATTLSMDEQVPPDVLAVTGASIAVMLGQMPFYGPMAGVRVGLIGDDFIINPTFSEIEEGDLDLVVAGSPDGVLMVEAGANELPEADIIEAIDFGYEAASDLIKAQQELLDELGIKIEIGSPPEANSNLEEFVRSRATDGIKKVLTNFDYNKTQRDEAIDSVKEEVKNQIEELPEEDPVKVAAAANSKDVDNTFKAVMKELMRRQIVEEGVRVDGRKLDEIRPISCRVGVLPRRVHGSGLFNRGLTQILSAVTLGTPGEAQELADDLHPESEKTYLHHYNFPPFSVGETRPMRAPGRREIGHGALAERAIVPALPKKEDFPYVIRVVSEVLSSNGSTSMGSVCGSTLALMDAGVPLSKPVSGAAMGLIKEGSEVRILTDIQGIEDFLGDMDFKVAGTRDGITALQMDVKLTGLSVDTIGDAINQAREARINILEKMMEAIDEPRDELSIYAPRLFTLKIDPETIGMLIGPGGKTIKSITEETGTKIDIDDDGTVTIAAVDGDRAKRARTMIQNLTRKLNSGDVYAGRVTRIIPIGAFVEILPGKEGMIHISQLADYRVGKVEDELAVGDLVTVKVREIDSKGRINLTRLGIHPDEASAAREAAGLM